The following proteins come from a genomic window of Amphiura filiformis chromosome 16, Afil_fr2py, whole genome shotgun sequence:
- the LOC140172407 gene encoding adhesion G-protein coupled receptor D1-like: MLVEGINLYIKVVLVFNTEKSKLMYYALLGWGVPIIIVAVCAGVSWDQYTTEHSCWIGSGSPLIWGFAGPAAFIILLNLILLCIVARILYRSIRSVDKEGSDNLKASWIATKGTLTLTPLLGITWIFGFTAVGGATLVFQYIFVVLNSLQGVFFFIFFCFLNKEVRLLKNFITAE, translated from the exons ATGTTAGTTGAAGGCATCAATTTGTATATTAAAGTCGTGCTGGTTTTCAATACCGAAAAGAGCAAATTGATGTACTACGCACTCTTAGGTTGGGGCGTACCGATTATTATAGTTGCAGTGTGCGCAGGAGTGTCATGGGATCAGTATACCACTGAACACAG CTGCTGGATCGGAAGTGGGAGTCCACTCATTTGGGGCTTCGCTGGACCTGCAGCATTCATTATATTG TTAAACCTGATTCTACTTTGCATCGTTGCTCGTATATTATATCGATCCATCAGATCTGTAGATAAGGAGGGGAGTGATAACCTTAAGGCATCGTG GATCGCTACCAAAGGTACACTAACTTTAACTCCTCTGCTCGGTATTACGTGGATATTTGGATTCACGGCCGTTGGTGGCGCTACTTTGGTATTCCAATACATCTTCGTTGTGTTGAATTCTCTTCAAGGagttttctttttcatatttttctgctTTCTCAATAAAGAGGTACGTCTTTTGAAAAACTTCATAACGGCAGAATAA